A single region of the Jatrophihabitans sp. GAS493 genome encodes:
- a CDS encoding thioesterase family protein, with protein MTDASAPATPSSPVRELRRGDFAVLRELPTRWADVDIYGHVNNVVHYSLFDTAVNGWLIEATGTDIRRLDEIGLVVETSCQYFAELTFPSVVTAGVGLIKLGRSSVVYRLALFTGGVEPVAVGRFVHVYVDAQSRRPVPVPEGIRSALGSLRLLPE; from the coding sequence GTGACCGACGCGTCTGCGCCCGCGACGCCGTCCTCACCGGTTCGCGAACTTCGGCGCGGGGATTTCGCGGTGCTGCGTGAGCTTCCCACCCGCTGGGCGGACGTGGACATCTACGGCCACGTCAACAACGTCGTGCACTACTCGCTCTTCGACACAGCGGTGAATGGCTGGCTCATAGAGGCGACCGGCACCGACATCCGCCGGCTCGACGAGATCGGCCTGGTCGTCGAGACGTCCTGCCAGTACTTCGCCGAGCTGACCTTCCCCTCAGTGGTGACGGCCGGCGTCGGCCTCATCAAGCTGGGCCGTTCGAGTGTCGTCTACCGGTTGGCGCTCTTCACCGGGGGCGTAGAGCCGGTCGCCGTCGGGCGCTTCGTGCACGTCTATGTGGACGCGCAGAGTCGGCGGCCGGTGCCGGTACCGGAGGGGATCCGCTCGGCCCTCGGCTCACTGCGCCTGCTGCCGGAGTAA
- the nadA gene encoding quinolinate synthase NadA, whose product METLEPGWEAEVRRLATERDAVILAHNYMLPEIQDIADHVGDSLALSRIAARASQREIIFCGVHFMAETAKLLAPQKRVIIPDAAAGCSLADTIDADQLRAWKGEHPGAVVVAYVNTTAAVKAETDICCTSSNAVDVVASIPADREVLFLPDQFLGAHVKRETGRENMHIWMGECHVHAGINGGHLKETIEADPDADVFVHPECGCATSALYLVGAGVVPRERVKILSTGGMLDAARETKAKRVLVATEIGMLHQLTLANPAAEFAPVNPRASCKYMKMITPAKLLNALRFGEVEVEIEPEMASRARSAVERMIEIGNPSIGGE is encoded by the coding sequence ATGGAGACTCTGGAACCGGGCTGGGAAGCCGAGGTTCGCCGGTTGGCGACCGAACGCGACGCGGTCATCCTCGCCCACAACTACATGCTCCCCGAGATCCAGGACATCGCCGACCATGTCGGTGACTCGCTCGCTCTCTCGCGTATCGCGGCCCGAGCGTCGCAGCGGGAGATCATCTTCTGCGGCGTGCACTTCATGGCGGAGACGGCGAAGCTGCTCGCGCCGCAGAAGCGGGTGATCATCCCCGACGCCGCCGCCGGCTGCTCGCTGGCCGACACCATCGACGCCGATCAGCTGCGGGCCTGGAAGGGCGAGCACCCGGGCGCGGTGGTGGTCGCCTACGTGAACACCACTGCCGCGGTGAAGGCCGAGACCGACATCTGCTGCACCTCCTCCAATGCCGTCGACGTGGTGGCCTCGATTCCGGCCGACCGCGAGGTGCTCTTCCTGCCCGACCAGTTCCTCGGCGCGCACGTCAAACGGGAGACCGGCCGCGAAAACATGCATATCTGGATGGGGGAGTGCCACGTGCACGCCGGCATCAACGGCGGCCATCTGAAGGAGACGATCGAGGCCGATCCCGACGCCGACGTCTTCGTTCACCCTGAATGCGGGTGCGCGACCTCCGCGCTCTACCTCGTCGGGGCCGGAGTGGTGCCCCGCGAGCGGGTCAAGATCCTCTCGACCGGTGGGATGCTCGACGCGGCTCGGGAGACGAAGGCCAAGCGGGTGCTGGTAGCGACCGAGATCGGCATGCTGCACCAGCTCACGCTGGCCAATCCGGCGGCGGAGTTCGCGCCGGTGAACCCGCGGGCCTCCTGCAAGTACATGAAGATGATCACCCCGGCCAAACTGCTCAATGCCCTGCGTTTCGGCGAGGTCGAGGTCGAGATCGAACCGGAGATGGCTTCTCGCGCCCGCTCGGCGGTCGAGCGGATGATCGAGATCGGGAACCCGTCGATCGGTGGCGAATAG
- a CDS encoding nuclease-related domain-containing protein — protein sequence MSLASVHRITRPPNIKTLVLRRNTTCGCGTRMVAGEEAGWDRSAFVVRCLVCVADAEEAALDALFSDRADAPGMEQWVAEHEQRLAKRLAQHQDTLQVLDDRRILGSRTSIDHIVIGPSGVFVIVAKSYANAKIDVRRGGGLFVPVHSRLVVGSRDKTALISAMNRQVYAVRTALEQNEAFADVPVQALLCIVDGVFPWIGTIDIDDVHVRNLNATVRMVQTEGEYDAPARSQLVRQLAKHLPPTVR from the coding sequence ATGTCACTCGCATCTGTGCACCGCATCACGCGACCACCAAACATCAAGACCTTGGTGCTTCGTCGCAACACCACCTGCGGCTGTGGCACGCGAATGGTCGCCGGTGAGGAAGCCGGCTGGGACCGCTCCGCATTCGTCGTCCGCTGCCTGGTCTGTGTGGCCGACGCGGAAGAGGCCGCCCTGGACGCGCTCTTCAGTGACCGGGCCGACGCCCCGGGCATGGAGCAGTGGGTCGCCGAGCACGAGCAGCGCCTGGCCAAGCGGCTCGCCCAGCACCAGGACACCCTGCAGGTGCTCGACGATCGCCGCATCCTCGGCTCCCGCACGAGCATCGACCACATCGTCATCGGACCGAGTGGCGTCTTCGTGATTGTGGCCAAGTCCTACGCCAACGCCAAGATCGACGTGCGCCGGGGCGGCGGCCTGTTCGTTCCGGTGCACAGCCGCCTCGTCGTCGGCTCCCGCGACAAGACCGCGCTGATCAGCGCGATGAACCGCCAGGTCTATGCCGTGCGCACGGCGCTCGAGCAGAACGAGGCGTTTGCCGACGTTCCGGTGCAGGCGCTGCTGTGCATCGTCGACGGCGTCTTCCCATGGATCGGCACGATCGATATCGACGATGTGCACGTCCGCAACCTCAACGCCACAGTGCGGATGGTGCAGACCGAAGGCGAGTACGACGCACCGGCCCGCAGCCAGCTCGTGCGCCAACTGGCCAAGCACCTGCCGCCGACGGTCCGCTAA
- a CDS encoding ATP-binding domain-containing protein codes for MTDVTAQQLAVEQEHLSLLYSHLDALREQAATSLDVATRNPTTGTPAARSEREAFIRLYAGRVSQLQAVEQRLCFGRLDMVDGLRRYIGRIGIADDERNELLVDWRAPAAEPFYQATAAHPRGIVRRRQLSTGSRRVTGLQDEILDLAAFEANGVDGGQIVIGEGALFASLDASRSGRMRDIVATIQADQDRAIRAPLAGVFVVQGGPGTGKTAVALHRTAFLLYANRDRISRSGVLLVGPNRVFLRYIEQVLPALGESEAVLMATPGELFPGVRTDVSDAPEVAALKADLRMVRVISEAVRRRQRLLERARPLDIDGTGINLEPEDVRHAREKARRSSQRHNQARTVFVKEVLRALVRQLADARGVELDADARATLMAELYESRDVRREINLLWLPISAERLLRDLYADADYRIPATRSLRGAERDLLRRDRSAPWTVSDVPLLDEAAELLGPDESKLYADNSEAVAAAERKAEVEYADAVQDTFGGKDFITAEELAERYQETVTLGSVADRAAGDREWSFGHIVVDEAQELSAMMWRLLMRRTSSRSMTLVGDTAQTGALAGADSWGDVLRPHVGDRWQLAKLTVNYRTPGLIMDVAGAVVHAAGLPVDVPTSARPGEQAPEYTKITGDSARSPVLAEVVADVWKQVGDGTVAVITSRAAHSSATATVTALLGPEAVTADTSALGSPVSVLTVADAKGLEFDAVVLVEPSAIVAESPRGVNDLYVALTRPTKRLSVVHSSGLPAGMG; via the coding sequence ATGACGGATGTGACCGCGCAGCAATTGGCGGTGGAGCAGGAGCACCTGAGCCTGCTGTACTCCCACCTCGACGCCCTGCGCGAGCAGGCCGCAACCTCGCTGGACGTGGCGACCCGCAACCCGACCACCGGAACACCGGCGGCTCGCTCCGAACGGGAGGCCTTCATCCGCCTCTACGCGGGCCGGGTGTCGCAGCTGCAGGCGGTGGAGCAGCGGCTCTGCTTCGGACGCCTGGACATGGTGGACGGCCTGCGGCGCTACATCGGCCGGATCGGAATCGCCGATGACGAGCGCAACGAACTTCTGGTCGACTGGCGGGCGCCGGCGGCCGAACCGTTCTATCAGGCCACCGCCGCGCACCCCCGCGGCATCGTGCGGCGCCGTCAGCTCAGCACCGGGAGTCGGCGGGTGACCGGGCTGCAGGACGAGATCCTGGACCTCGCTGCGTTCGAGGCCAACGGGGTCGACGGCGGCCAGATCGTCATCGGCGAGGGTGCCCTCTTCGCCAGCCTGGACGCTTCTCGCAGTGGCCGGATGCGCGACATCGTCGCCACCATCCAGGCCGATCAGGATCGGGCCATCCGGGCCCCGCTGGCCGGCGTCTTCGTCGTCCAGGGCGGACCGGGCACCGGCAAGACCGCGGTCGCCCTGCACCGGACCGCCTTCCTGCTCTACGCCAACCGCGATCGAATCTCCCGCAGCGGTGTCCTGCTGGTCGGCCCGAACCGGGTCTTTCTGCGCTACATCGAGCAGGTGCTCCCCGCCCTCGGCGAGTCCGAGGCGGTCCTGATGGCTACTCCGGGAGAGCTCTTCCCGGGCGTGCGGACCGACGTTTCGGACGCACCGGAGGTGGCGGCGCTGAAGGCGGACCTGCGTATGGTGCGGGTCATCTCCGAGGCGGTGCGCCGGCGGCAACGTCTGCTGGAGCGCGCTCGCCCGCTCGACATCGACGGCACCGGAATCAACCTGGAGCCCGAGGACGTGCGGCATGCGCGGGAGAAGGCCCGGCGCTCGTCGCAGCGACACAATCAGGCCCGCACCGTCTTCGTCAAGGAGGTGCTCCGAGCGCTGGTCCGGCAGCTGGCCGACGCCCGCGGTGTCGAGCTCGACGCCGATGCCCGGGCGACGCTGATGGCCGAGCTCTACGAGTCGCGGGACGTGCGCCGCGAGATCAACCTGCTGTGGCTGCCGATCAGCGCCGAGCGGCTGCTGCGTGACCTGTACGCCGACGCCGACTACCGCATCCCGGCAACCCGTTCACTGCGTGGCGCGGAGCGGGATCTGCTGCGCCGCGACCGCAGCGCGCCCTGGACGGTGTCGGATGTCCCGTTGCTCGACGAGGCAGCCGAACTGCTCGGCCCGGACGAGTCGAAGCTCTATGCCGACAACAGTGAGGCGGTGGCCGCGGCTGAGCGGAAGGCCGAGGTCGAGTACGCCGACGCCGTACAGGACACCTTTGGCGGAAAGGACTTCATCACCGCCGAGGAGCTGGCCGAGCGTTACCAGGAGACGGTGACGCTGGGCAGTGTCGCCGACCGCGCGGCCGGTGATCGTGAGTGGAGCTTCGGACACATCGTCGTCGACGAGGCCCAGGAACTGTCGGCGATGATGTGGCGGTTGCTGATGCGACGCACCTCGTCCCGCTCGATGACGCTGGTCGGTGACACGGCGCAGACCGGGGCGCTGGCCGGCGCCGACTCCTGGGGCGACGTGCTCCGGCCGCACGTCGGCGATCGCTGGCAGCTGGCCAAGCTGACCGTCAACTACCGGACCCCGGGCCTGATCATGGACGTCGCGGGTGCGGTCGTGCACGCGGCCGGGCTGCCGGTCGACGTGCCGACCTCTGCCCGTCCGGGCGAGCAAGCACCGGAGTACACGAAAATTACAGGGGATTCGGCCCGCTCCCCGGTGCTGGCCGAGGTCGTCGCCGACGTCTGGAAACAGGTCGGTGACGGTACGGTCGCGGTGATCACCTCCCGGGCGGCGCACTCGAGTGCCACCGCGACGGTAACGGCCCTGCTCGGGCCGGAGGCGGTGACCGCGGATACCTCGGCGCTCGGATCGCCGGTGTCGGTGCTGACGGTGGCTGACGCCAAGGGACTGGAGTTCGACGCCGTGGTGCTCGTCGAGCCGTCAGCGATCGTCGCTGAGTCGCCACGGGGCGTGAACGATCTCTACGTGGCGCTCACTCGCCCGACCAAGCGTCTGAGCGTGGTCCACTCCAGCGGCCTGCCAGCCGGAATGGGCTGA
- a CDS encoding 1-acyl-sn-glycerol-3-phosphate acyltransferase — MTGVALTRTYRVAMGIAGPIVRRWGRLEVTGVELLDRPGPLLIVANHDSQWDPVVIGVSAVKHRQIRALAKSELWKNKALAKVLDGMGQIPIERGRGDAKAMDAAAAVLRDGACIGVFPEGTVSRGAVTRAHSGAGRLALAVPDVYVVCCRVVGSVDLVRFPKRPRVKIEYFEPSGGQPQPGESAISLMRRTVAEIRVGTPYAIPGRKKTAAKYQARAVAAAQAENEKAANEKAAKEKAAKEKAKSEKAASEKAATETGATESAATQPVEVTPPEM; from the coding sequence ATGACTGGAGTTGCTTTGACCCGCACCTACCGCGTTGCGATGGGGATTGCTGGACCGATTGTCCGCCGCTGGGGACGACTGGAGGTCACCGGCGTGGAACTGCTCGACCGGCCCGGCCCGCTGTTGATCGTCGCCAACCACGATAGCCAATGGGATCCGGTGGTCATCGGCGTCTCGGCGGTGAAGCACCGGCAGATCCGCGCGCTGGCCAAATCCGAGCTCTGGAAGAACAAGGCACTGGCCAAGGTGCTGGACGGGATGGGGCAGATCCCGATCGAACGCGGTCGCGGCGACGCGAAGGCGATGGACGCCGCAGCCGCAGTGCTACGGGACGGCGCCTGCATCGGAGTCTTCCCCGAGGGAACCGTCTCCCGAGGCGCGGTGACCCGGGCCCACAGCGGCGCCGGGCGCCTGGCTCTGGCCGTTCCCGACGTCTACGTGGTCTGCTGCCGGGTCGTCGGATCGGTTGATCTGGTCCGCTTCCCGAAGCGGCCGCGTGTGAAGATCGAATACTTCGAGCCCTCCGGCGGGCAGCCGCAGCCGGGTGAGAGCGCCATCTCCCTGATGCGCCGTACCGTCGCCGAGATCCGGGTCGGCACTCCCTATGCCATTCCCGGACGGAAGAAGACCGCGGCCAAGTACCAGGCCCGAGCCGTCGCCGCCGCGCAGGCCGAGAACGAGAAGGCTGCGAACGAGAAGGCTGCGAAAGAGAAGGCTGCGAAGGAGAAGGCCAAGAGCGAAAAGGCTGCGTCCGAGAAGGCGGCCACCGAGACGGGTGCGACCGAATCCGCCGCCACCCAGCCGGTCGAAGTGACGCCACCTGAGATGTAG